In Salisediminibacterium beveridgei, one DNA window encodes the following:
- a CDS encoding glutathione ABC transporter substrate-binding protein, giving the protein MLKSKTLKAGLLSAAAVMTFAACASEPNNDEGAVNDGNNNADMNNAEDNNDNNDNNEGTEDAAGDDDLVIATLSDADSLDAHGSNDVPSSNIQVNMYETLLNQTEDGELEPLLATDWEAVEEDLWEFTLREDVTFHDGSEFNAEAVKANFDRVMDPDVGSPRAFLYDAVEEVIVVDDYTVQFQTEFPFAPLPAHIAHSGGGIMSKEAIDADYEAMADGGQPGDYINENPSGTGFFQFESWTPGDNVVLNKNEDYWGDEAKVDSVTFRVVPEDLTRIGELETGSAHIIFPVSPSDTSRVDMTDGVSLYEQESLSLAYIGFNMESEPFDDVRVRQAVSMAINKDDIITGVMEGTATPAVGPIGEQVFGFSDDVEGLPYDPDEARELLAEAGYEDGFETTIWTNDSRERMDIAELVQDQLSEIGVDVEIEVLEWGAYLDETAEGNHDMFILGWVTVTADADYGMYALFHSSQQGAPGNRSFMANDELDEVLDEARRESDPDTRSALYEDAMEILVEEAPMLYLYHSSYLVGIRDEVEGFWKHPNGLYMLQDVEIQ; this is encoded by the coding sequence ATGTTAAAGAGTAAGACTTTGAAAGCAGGTTTGCTTTCTGCTGCAGCTGTCATGACATTTGCTGCTTGTGCAAGTGAACCGAATAATGATGAAGGTGCTGTGAACGACGGCAATAACAATGCTGACATGAACAACGCCGAGGACAACAACGACAACAACGATAATAATGAAGGAACAGAGGATGCAGCCGGTGATGATGATCTTGTGATTGCGACACTTTCTGATGCAGACTCATTGGACGCTCATGGATCAAATGATGTTCCATCAAGTAACATTCAGGTCAACATGTACGAAACCCTTCTGAATCAGACAGAAGACGGAGAACTTGAGCCGCTTCTCGCGACAGACTGGGAAGCCGTTGAAGAGGACCTTTGGGAATTCACTCTCCGCGAGGACGTAACATTCCACGATGGTTCAGAATTCAATGCTGAAGCAGTGAAAGCCAACTTCGACCGGGTAATGGATCCAGATGTAGGTTCTCCACGAGCATTTCTCTATGATGCAGTGGAAGAAGTGATCGTAGTGGATGACTATACTGTTCAATTCCAGACCGAGTTTCCGTTTGCACCACTGCCTGCCCATATTGCCCACTCCGGTGGCGGTATCATGAGTAAAGAAGCCATTGATGCAGACTATGAAGCAATGGCAGATGGCGGACAGCCAGGTGATTACATTAATGAAAACCCATCAGGTACAGGATTCTTCCAATTTGAAAGCTGGACACCTGGTGACAATGTGGTGTTGAACAAGAACGAAGACTATTGGGGTGACGAAGCGAAGGTTGATTCTGTCACGTTCCGGGTAGTACCGGAGGACTTGACGCGTATCGGTGAACTCGAGACCGGTTCTGCGCATATCATTTTCCCTGTCAGCCCAAGTGACACCAGTCGAGTCGATATGACAGACGGTGTGAGCCTCTATGAGCAGGAAAGCCTTTCTCTTGCTTATATCGGTTTCAATATGGAATCCGAACCGTTTGATGATGTACGTGTCCGTCAGGCTGTATCGATGGCCATCAACAAGGACGACATCATTACGGGCGTCATGGAAGGTACTGCAACACCGGCGGTAGGACCAATTGGTGAGCAGGTATTCGGATTCTCAGATGATGTTGAGGGACTGCCTTATGATCCGGATGAAGCACGTGAACTGCTTGCAGAAGCAGGATATGAAGACGGATTTGAAACGACGATTTGGACAAACGACAGCCGAGAGCGTATGGATATTGCTGAACTTGTTCAGGATCAGCTTTCTGAGATCGGTGTAGACGTTGAAATTGAAGTACTCGAGTGGGGTGCATACCTCGACGAGACAGCTGAAGGTAATCATGACATGTTCATCCTCGGGTGGGTCACAGTGACTGCCGATGCTGACTATGGCATGTACGCATTGTTCCACTCTTCCCAGCAGGGTGCTCCGGGTAACCGTTCATTCATGGCTAATGACGAACTCGACGAGGTGCTTGACGAAGCTCGCCGTGAATCGGATCCTGATACACGATCGGCACTGTATGAAGATGCGATGGAAATTCTGGTTGAAGAAGCACCAATGCTCTACCTTTATCATTCTTCCTACCTCGTAGGTATTCGTGATGAAGTGGAAGGCTTCTGGAAGCATCCAAACGGTCTTTACATGCTTCAGGATGTAGAGATTCAGTAA
- a CDS encoding ABC transporter permease encodes MWQRYVSRWFWIIVLFTIFVAPLVLMVLRSISFRWGWPDVYPMMFSWRAWEIIFRDPEIIWSMILTVLIAGAVVMLNFLLAVPAAYGVSRYRFKGKPLVEAILMMPILIPVLAIAMGMHLTMIRIGLTDSATGVILIHLMPTLPYAVRVMKAGFDRLSPDWEEQCTTLGVNRWRLFWTMLVPQIIPSIRSMAVLVFVISLSQYVLTLIIGGAKVMTLPMIYYPYFSSGDQAVVAGFSVLFALLPIVFLVVFEGVIRLYMFTIQRP; translated from the coding sequence ATGTGGCAGCGGTATGTATCGCGATGGTTTTGGATCATCGTACTATTCACGATTTTTGTCGCACCGCTTGTGCTGATGGTTTTGAGAAGTATCAGCTTCCGCTGGGGCTGGCCGGATGTATATCCGATGATGTTCAGTTGGAGAGCATGGGAGATCATTTTTCGGGACCCGGAAATCATCTGGTCCATGATTTTAACCGTTTTGATCGCTGGGGCGGTAGTGATGTTGAATTTCCTGTTGGCCGTACCTGCAGCTTATGGCGTGAGCCGTTACCGGTTTAAAGGGAAGCCGCTCGTTGAGGCGATTCTGATGATGCCGATCCTGATTCCGGTTCTGGCGATTGCCATGGGCATGCACCTCACGATGATCCGCATCGGCTTGACAGATTCCGCGACGGGCGTGATTCTGATTCATCTGATGCCGACACTTCCTTACGCTGTGCGGGTAATGAAAGCGGGATTTGACCGGTTGTCCCCTGATTGGGAAGAGCAGTGTACAACCCTGGGTGTAAACCGCTGGCGGCTGTTCTGGACGATGCTCGTACCGCAGATTATCCCCAGTATCCGCAGTATGGCGGTATTGGTGTTTGTGATTTCACTGAGTCAATATGTGCTGACGCTGATTATCGGTGGTGCCAAAGTGATGACCCTCCCGATGATCTATTACCCTTACTTTTCCAGTGGTGACCAGGCAGTGGTAGCGGGTTTTTCCGTACTGTTTGCCCTGTTACCGATTGTGTTTCTGGTTGTATTCGAAGGTGTGATCCGGTTGTATATGTTTACTATTCAACGACCGTAG
- a CDS encoding CDP-alcohol phosphatidyltransferase family protein — MLDTRGRQYVQPLINVSADTFLKWGLSANHVTIISFLIGVTSGLFIYFEQTLLALLVLWFSGFLDVVDGTMARKTKPSSFGTVLDVSFDRLVEISVILGLAFAYPDAMWVMLLLSVSIIYCMTIFLTVGAVSEKQGVKSFYYQSGLAERTEGFILFSLMIIFTDHLILIGLIFLAVEIITSLQRLIEAKVILGKHADQ; from the coding sequence ATGCTTGATACAAGAGGCAGACAGTATGTACAGCCTTTGATCAATGTGTCTGCAGATACGTTTTTAAAATGGGGCTTATCCGCTAACCATGTCACCATTATTTCGTTTTTAATCGGTGTCACGTCCGGTTTGTTTATCTATTTTGAACAAACCTTACTGGCGCTTTTGGTGCTGTGGTTTTCCGGTTTTCTTGATGTCGTGGACGGAACGATGGCCCGAAAGACAAAGCCGTCGTCTTTTGGTACGGTTCTTGACGTCAGTTTTGACCGCTTGGTTGAAATCAGCGTGATCCTTGGGCTTGCTTTTGCCTATCCGGATGCGATGTGGGTGATGCTGCTCTTGAGTGTATCCATCATTTACTGCATGACGATCTTCCTGACAGTGGGGGCGGTATCGGAAAAGCAGGGCGTGAAAAGCTTCTACTATCAGTCAGGGCTTGCTGAACGGACGGAAGGCTTCATTCTGTTCTCGCTGATGATAATCTTTACGGATCATTTGATACTGATCGGACTGATTTTTCTGGCTGTAGAGATCATCACATCGCTGCAACGCCTGATCGAAGCCAAAGTCATTCTCGGGAAACACGCCGATCAGTGA
- a CDS encoding ABC transporter ATP-binding protein: MTTELLKVKNLKQHFPIKGGIFGRTVNHVKAVDDISFEINEGETLSIVGESGCGKSTTGRAILRLEEPTSGEIEFDGKDLLALNKRQMREMRKELQIIFQDPYASINPRQTVRQILNEAMHVQNVMPPDQREERMLELLDIVGLGSHQLDRFPHEFSGGQRQRIGIARALSVDPRLIICDESVSALDVSIQAQVLNLLKELQREFNLTYLFIAHDLGVVRHISDRVIVMYLGKIVEIADKKSLFDNPKHPYTKTLLSAIPSPDPEVLKENVILKGDVPSPIDPPSGCRFHTRCPFASDKCKEEEPELRVTETGMTEGHQAACHFIEEIESGERLPN; encoded by the coding sequence ATGACTACGGAACTGCTCAAAGTTAAAAATTTAAAGCAACACTTCCCGATTAAAGGCGGAATTTTCGGACGGACAGTAAACCATGTGAAAGCCGTCGATGATATTTCATTCGAAATTAATGAAGGCGAAACGCTCAGTATTGTTGGAGAATCCGGTTGCGGAAAATCCACCACAGGACGTGCGATCCTGCGTTTGGAAGAACCGACAAGCGGCGAGATTGAATTCGACGGCAAAGATTTACTGGCCCTGAACAAACGGCAGATGCGTGAGATGCGTAAAGAACTGCAAATCATTTTTCAGGATCCGTATGCATCCATCAATCCGCGCCAAACGGTTCGACAGATTTTAAACGAAGCGATGCACGTGCAAAATGTCATGCCTCCTGACCAACGGGAAGAACGCATGCTTGAACTGCTTGACATCGTGGGACTCGGGTCTCACCAGCTGGACCGCTTCCCGCACGAATTCTCCGGTGGCCAGCGTCAGCGGATCGGGATTGCGCGCGCACTTTCTGTGGACCCGCGTCTGATCATCTGTGATGAATCTGTATCCGCTCTTGACGTATCCATTCAGGCACAGGTTTTGAACCTGCTGAAGGAACTGCAGCGGGAATTCAATCTGACGTATCTGTTCATCGCCCATGACCTTGGGGTTGTGCGTCATATCTCAGACAGGGTGATCGTCATGTACCTGGGTAAAATTGTCGAAATAGCCGATAAGAAATCCCTCTTCGACAACCCGAAACATCCTTACACGAAAACACTTCTGTCTGCGATTCCATCACCAGATCCGGAAGTCTTAAAAGAAAATGTGATTTTGAAAGGGGATGTACCTTCCCCGATCGATCCACCATCAGGCTGCCGATTCCATACCCGCTGCCCATTTGCTTCAGACAAGTGCAAAGAGGAGGAACCGGAACTCCGTGTCACGGAAACCGGAATGACAGAGGGCCATCAGGCTGCGTGTCATTTTATCGAGGAAATCGAATCCGGTGAACGCCTGCCGAATTAA
- a CDS encoding ABC transporter ATP-binding protein, protein MLLMELKGVSKTFGETEVFHRIDLQAEQGTIISLVGPSGCGKSTLLRSVAGLSSFSEGQLFIQGEDMTQIKAEKRPVVLMFQQPLLFPHFTILENVTYGLKYGKQKVKKDERIRRGMALLEKVELEAYADRYPNQLSGGQQQRVSLARALILNPSLVLLDEPFASLDPELRVTIRTWVRDFLKQEGVTALFVTHDREEAMIMGDQVAVMKAGKLQQVGLPEDVYQRPENKEVAEMFSEGLYVQERFLSAGELIIESVHRQSTLVPDDFVSQGRVKYCLMKYGLQFYHVELPEIRQSIVLHDKRTFHDDEQVAVFKKQRSDQDA, encoded by the coding sequence ATGCTACTTATGGAATTAAAAGGTGTATCGAAAACATTCGGCGAAACGGAAGTGTTTCATCGGATTGATCTTCAAGCGGAACAAGGGACGATCATCAGCCTGGTGGGTCCCTCTGGCTGTGGGAAGTCAACATTACTGCGGAGTGTGGCAGGGCTGTCTTCCTTCAGTGAAGGACAACTTTTCATACAAGGGGAAGATATGACCCAGATCAAAGCAGAAAAAAGACCGGTTGTCCTGATGTTTCAACAGCCTCTCTTGTTTCCCCACTTCACCATTTTGGAAAACGTGACTTATGGGTTGAAGTATGGCAAGCAAAAAGTGAAAAAAGATGAACGGATTCGACGAGGCATGGCCCTTCTGGAAAAAGTGGAGCTTGAGGCCTATGCAGATCGCTATCCGAACCAGCTGTCCGGGGGACAACAGCAGCGTGTGTCATTGGCAAGGGCGCTGATTCTGAACCCGTCGCTTGTCCTGTTGGATGAGCCGTTTGCCAGTCTCGATCCTGAACTTCGGGTAACCATTCGCACATGGGTCCGGGATTTCCTGAAACAAGAAGGGGTAACCGCATTGTTTGTCACCCACGACCGGGAAGAAGCGATGATTATGGGTGACCAGGTAGCCGTGATGAAGGCAGGCAAACTTCAGCAGGTCGGTCTACCGGAAGATGTGTATCAGCGGCCGGAAAACAAGGAAGTCGCAGAAATGTTTTCCGAAGGCCTGTACGTCCAGGAGCGCTTTCTGTCCGCAGGAGAGCTGATCATCGAAAGCGTTCATCGTCAAAGTACGCTGGTGCCGGACGATTTCGTCTCACAGGGACGGGTGAAATACTGCTTGATGAAATACGGACTGCAGTTTTATCATGTGGAATTGCCTGAGATCCGGCAGTCCATCGTACTTCATGATAAAAGAACATTTCATGATGATGAACAAGTGGCCGTATTCAAAAAGCAAAGGAGTGATCAGGATGCTTGA
- a CDS encoding aspartate kinase, producing MKVVKFGGSSLASGEQFEKVGRIVSSDPDRRVVVVSAPGKRFDEDIKTTDLLIRLADQVIANEVYEDALQDVVARYAEIVTYLELEEAVLKDIEQKLRERIDTYRHDDDRLMDALKASGENENAKVMAAYLTKTGTPASYVSPDEAGMLVTDEPGNARILPEAYGQLYRLRQRKEVLVIPGFFGYSKENNIVTFPRGGSDITGSIVAAGLEASMYENFTDVDSVYSVNPNLVEHPHEMKEITYREMRELAYSGFGVFHDEALLPVVEKKVPVCIKNTNHPDLPGTMIVAERIPDEVPVQGIASDTGFLSINLTKYLMNREVGFGRHLLEILEGEGISFEHTPSGIDNMSVILREEQLENGKEERILTRIRQELNVEDVNIERNLAMVMVVGEGMARTVGVASKATAALADAGVNIKMINQGSSETSMMFGVDDQHADLAVKSLHQAFFPDK from the coding sequence ATGAAAGTAGTGAAGTTTGGCGGCAGTTCTTTAGCAAGCGGGGAGCAGTTTGAAAAAGTGGGGCGAATCGTCTCCAGTGATCCGGACAGGCGGGTTGTGGTTGTTTCCGCTCCTGGAAAACGGTTTGATGAGGATATCAAGACGACGGATCTTTTGATTCGCCTAGCAGATCAGGTGATTGCAAACGAGGTATATGAAGACGCACTGCAGGATGTTGTAGCGCGCTATGCTGAAATTGTGACTTATCTTGAACTCGAAGAGGCGGTCCTGAAAGATATCGAACAGAAGCTCAGAGAACGGATCGACACATACAGGCATGATGATGACAGATTGATGGATGCCCTGAAAGCCAGTGGTGAAAACGAAAATGCCAAAGTGATGGCGGCCTATTTAACGAAAACAGGCACGCCTGCAAGTTATGTCAGCCCCGACGAAGCAGGGATGCTGGTGACCGATGAACCTGGTAACGCGCGCATTCTTCCGGAGGCCTATGGTCAATTATACCGTCTTCGGCAACGAAAAGAAGTCCTTGTGATCCCGGGGTTCTTCGGGTACTCCAAAGAAAACAACATCGTCACGTTTCCGCGGGGAGGCTCGGATATTACCGGCTCCATCGTGGCAGCCGGGTTGGAAGCTTCGATGTATGAGAATTTCACGGATGTGGATTCGGTCTACAGTGTGAATCCGAACCTCGTTGAGCATCCTCATGAGATGAAAGAAATCACCTACCGGGAGATGCGGGAACTTGCTTACTCAGGGTTTGGCGTGTTTCATGATGAAGCGCTGCTGCCTGTTGTTGAGAAAAAGGTGCCGGTTTGCATTAAAAATACGAATCATCCGGATTTACCCGGTACGATGATCGTCGCAGAACGCATCCCGGATGAAGTTCCGGTCCAGGGTATTGCCAGTGATACAGGATTCCTCAGTATTAATCTGACCAAGTATCTGATGAACCGGGAAGTAGGGTTTGGCCGGCATCTTTTGGAAATCCTCGAAGGAGAAGGTATTTCTTTTGAACACACCCCTTCCGGGATTGATAATATGTCAGTTATTCTCAGGGAAGAACAGCTGGAGAATGGGAAAGAAGAGCGGATTCTGACAAGAATTCGACAGGAGCTGAACGTGGAGGACGTCAATATTGAGCGGAACCTGGCGATGGTGATGGTCGTTGGGGAAGGGATGGCCAGAACGGTTGGTGTCGCCTCAAAAGCAACCGCCGCCCTTGCAGATGCAGGGGTCAACATCAAGATGATCAATCAGGGTTCTTCTGAGACGAGCATGATGTTCGGGGTCGATGATCAGCATGCTGACCTCGCAGTTAAAAGCCTTCATCAGGCATTCTTTCCAGATAAATAA
- a CDS encoding ABC transporter permease, whose protein sequence is MSDTSSENRATVEPKKINPQLENLKDMWQKMRQNKLAMAGLILIIFFMITSVVGPFMTSMDPTSTDVQSRNIPPNADFWFGTDHQGRDIFTRIIHGMWITLAIGFSSVIMGMIVGVLIGITAGYYGKKIDAVLMRIMDVFLAFPGILLALGIVAVLGGSIVNVVIAIAIFSIPVFARIVRGSTLAVKKLEYIDAIRALGASDSRIIFRHILPNILSPIIVQATLFIATAVLTASGLSFLGLGAQPPMPEWGAMLAGGRNYMWDYPHMALFPGLAIVSIVLAFNLLGDGLRDALDPKIKS, encoded by the coding sequence ATGTCAGATACGTCATCTGAAAATCGCGCGACGGTTGAACCGAAAAAAATCAATCCGCAACTGGAAAACCTGAAAGACATGTGGCAAAAGATGAGGCAGAACAAACTGGCCATGGCTGGACTTATTTTGATTATCTTCTTTATGATCACTTCCGTAGTTGGACCCTTTATGACCTCGATGGATCCGACGAGTACAGATGTTCAAAGCCGCAACATTCCGCCAAATGCAGACTTCTGGTTTGGCACTGACCACCAGGGCCGGGACATATTTACGCGGATCATTCACGGGATGTGGATCACATTGGCCATTGGATTCAGTTCCGTTATTATGGGCATGATTGTCGGTGTCCTGATCGGTATCACCGCCGGCTATTACGGCAAGAAAATTGATGCTGTACTGATGCGGATCATGGACGTGTTTCTTGCGTTTCCGGGGATCCTGCTTGCTTTAGGGATTGTTGCTGTTCTTGGCGGCAGCATCGTCAACGTCGTCATCGCTATTGCCATCTTCTCGATTCCGGTCTTTGCCCGTATTGTCCGAGGTTCAACACTCGCAGTTAAGAAACTGGAGTACATCGATGCAATCCGCGCTTTGGGAGCGTCAGACTCCCGGATTATTTTCAGGCATATCTTACCGAATATTTTGTCGCCGATTATTGTTCAGGCCACACTATTTATTGCAACTGCCGTATTAACCGCAAGCGGCCTGTCCTTCCTTGGCCTTGGGGCTCAGCCGCCGATGCCTGAATGGGGTGCCATGCTTGCAGGCGGACGAAACTATATGTGGGACTATCCCCACATGGCGTTGTTTCCAGGCCTTGCCATCGTAAGTATCGTGCTTGCGTTCAACTTGCTTGGCGACGGACTACGCGATGCACTGGATCCAAAAATCAAATCATAA
- a CDS encoding ABC transporter ATP-binding protein: MDEKKTIISVKELQTSFYTSKSEVKAVDGVTFDVPAGNTLGIVGESGSGKSITSLSIMRLIDEPGKIKGGEILFKGENLLDKTEAEMRKIRGNRISMIFQEPMTSLNPVFTIGDQISEAVMIHQQLSKKKAMEKSLEMLELVGIPSPKARLKAYPHELSGGMRQRAMIAIALSCRPELLIADEPTTALDVTIQAQILKLINDLQQELGMSMLLITHDLGVVAETCDYVAVMYAGKIVEYADVKTLFKNPNHPYTVGLLKSLPRHDIDQESLAVIKGMVPKPDELPDGCSFAPRCPFARDMCHERLPDLIDLNDKNQVRCWIHTDEWDGPEVNVKDDYGTAQS, encoded by the coding sequence TTGGACGAAAAGAAAACCATAATTTCTGTTAAAGAGCTGCAGACTTCTTTTTATACAAGCAAAAGTGAAGTAAAAGCGGTGGATGGTGTGACATTTGATGTACCTGCCGGCAACACCCTCGGTATCGTAGGAGAATCCGGTTCGGGTAAAAGTATCACTTCGTTGTCCATTATGCGTCTGATTGATGAACCCGGAAAAATCAAAGGCGGTGAAATCCTCTTCAAAGGGGAAAACCTGCTTGATAAAACCGAAGCGGAAATGCGAAAAATTCGTGGTAACAGGATCTCAATGATTTTCCAGGAACCGATGACGTCTCTGAATCCTGTATTCACCATTGGTGATCAGATCAGCGAGGCTGTCATGATCCACCAACAGCTTTCCAAAAAGAAAGCGATGGAAAAATCACTTGAAATGCTGGAACTCGTAGGGATTCCTTCACCAAAAGCGCGCTTAAAAGCGTACCCTCATGAACTATCCGGCGGTATGCGTCAGCGCGCCATGATTGCCATTGCCCTTTCGTGCCGGCCGGAACTGCTGATTGCCGATGAACCTACAACAGCACTCGATGTTACGATTCAGGCTCAAATCCTTAAACTGATCAACGATCTCCAACAGGAACTGGGCATGTCGATGTTGCTCATCACGCACGACCTTGGTGTTGTTGCCGAGACTTGTGATTATGTTGCGGTTATGTATGCGGGTAAAATCGTTGAATATGCTGATGTGAAAACACTTTTCAAAAATCCTAATCATCCCTACACTGTCGGATTATTAAAATCCCTGCCCCGTCATGATATTGACCAGGAATCCCTGGCCGTCATTAAGGGTATGGTGCCAAAACCCGACGAACTTCCGGACGGTTGCTCGTTTGCACCCAGGTGTCCGTTCGCTCGGGATATGTGTCACGAACGACTGCCTGATCTGATTGATTTGAACGATAAAAACCAAGTCCGTTGTTGGATTCATACCGACGAATGGGATGGCCCGGAGGTGAACGTGAAAGATGACTACGGAACTGCTCAAAGTTAA
- a CDS encoding ABC transporter permease: MLVYSIRRIFQTIPVLIGVTLVVFLMMHLIPGDPAQIMAGERADAEQVEQMRDRLGLNDPLHTQYIGFVTDAVQGDLGNSLRSGRPISSEIFDNRLWVTVELAFYSTILSVFMGIIAGVISSTRRGTFTDMAIMIVALFGLSMPNFWLGLMLIQYFALPPLQWFPVSGWGTPEQIVLPVITLGTAGAAIIARMTRSSMLEVIHQDYIRTARAKGVQERYVVYKHALRNALIPVVTVVGLQFGTLLGGAVLTETVFSINGLGRYVVDSIARRDFPAVQGSVLILAILFVFVNYLVDISYRVLNKRIELD; this comes from the coding sequence ATGCTCGTTTATTCCATACGACGAATATTTCAAACGATACCGGTATTGATCGGCGTCACCCTGGTCGTATTCCTGATGATGCACCTTATACCGGGCGACCCGGCACAGATTATGGCCGGAGAACGTGCAGACGCAGAACAAGTGGAACAGATGCGTGATCGACTTGGTTTGAACGATCCGCTTCATACACAGTACATTGGTTTTGTAACAGACGCGGTTCAGGGCGATTTGGGGAATTCCCTTCGAAGCGGCCGCCCCATTTCTTCAGAGATTTTCGACAATCGCCTCTGGGTCACTGTGGAACTTGCCTTTTACAGTACAATTCTCAGTGTTTTTATGGGCATTATTGCCGGGGTGATTTCCTCCACCCGCAGAGGGACATTCACGGATATGGCGATCATGATCGTCGCACTCTTTGGGCTGTCCATGCCAAACTTCTGGCTGGGCCTCATGCTGATTCAATATTTTGCTCTACCTCCATTACAATGGTTTCCGGTCTCCGGGTGGGGTACACCTGAACAAATTGTGCTGCCGGTGATCACTCTCGGTACAGCAGGTGCTGCCATCATTGCACGGATGACTCGTTCGAGCATGCTGGAGGTCATTCATCAGGATTACATCCGCACAGCTCGTGCCAAAGGGGTTCAGGAGCGTTACGTGGTATACAAACACGCTCTTCGTAATGCATTGATTCCAGTTGTCACCGTTGTAGGGCTTCAGTTTGGTACCCTTCTCGGAGGTGCGGTTCTGACCGAGACGGTTTTCTCCATCAACGGGTTGGGCCGTTACGTCGTTGATTCTATTGCCCGCCGTGATTTCCCGGCTGTACAGGGATCGGTCCTGATACTTGCCATATTGTTTGTGTTTGTTAACTATCTTGTCGATATATCATATCGTGTGCTGAATAAAAGAATCGAACTGGATTAA
- a CDS encoding ABC transporter permease — MSIGNEKLSSNGMPSWLKGLGFLAPALVVIAFFVGFGLFQAAQGSVSREEGDAFWVNYQALLAHESFLRSVGISVWVAFSSTFISLVIGIWMTRRLIRVFRFDHWKFVAWLPMIIPHFVAGYLIYIIFAPSGWLSAVFYHIGWIDVMNQFPILVNDPLYIGVILTYVWKEIPFVLLMMLPVYQEMDLRYEDVSRTLGGNSFTVFRTVEFPWVFPVSLETFLILFVFVLGAFEVPALLGVTFPKMLPILAYEWFYQSAWVNRPMAQAMMVLISLFAILTAFFVLRFTARWKSQWASRRGESL, encoded by the coding sequence TTGAGCATTGGGAACGAGAAATTGTCCAGTAACGGCATGCCTTCCTGGCTGAAAGGCCTTGGATTTCTGGCACCGGCATTGGTCGTGATTGCGTTCTTTGTCGGTTTCGGGTTATTCCAGGCGGCACAAGGAAGCGTCTCCCGGGAAGAGGGGGACGCTTTCTGGGTGAATTACCAGGCGCTCCTCGCCCATGAGTCCTTCCTTCGTTCTGTTGGCATCAGCGTCTGGGTGGCTTTCAGCTCGACGTTTATATCGCTTGTGATCGGGATTTGGATGACCCGGCGCCTGATAAGGGTTTTCCGGTTTGACCACTGGAAATTCGTCGCTTGGCTGCCGATGATTATTCCTCACTTTGTTGCGGGCTACCTGATTTACATTATTTTTGCACCTTCCGGGTGGTTGTCAGCTGTTTTCTATCACATCGGATGGATTGATGTGATGAATCAGTTCCCGATACTCGTCAATGATCCGTTATACATCGGTGTGATATTGACCTATGTCTGGAAAGAGATCCCTTTCGTTCTGTTAATGATGCTGCCGGTCTATCAGGAAATGGACCTGCGCTATGAAGATGTGAGCCGGACGCTCGGGGGAAATTCGTTTACGGTATTTCGGACTGTGGAGTTTCCGTGGGTGTTTCCGGTGTCGCTCGAGACATTTTTGATTTTGTTTGTGTTTGTACTGGGTGCCTTTGAAGTACCTGCACTGCTTGGCGTGACGTTTCCAAAGATGCTGCCGATTCTCGCCTATGAGTGGTTTTATCAGTCAGCTTGGGTAAACCGTCCGATGGCCCAGGCGATGATGGTACTCATATCGTTATTCGCCATTTTGACGGCGTTTTTCGTCCTTCGATTTACAGCCCGTTGGAAAAGCCAATGGGCTTCGCGAAGGGGGGAGTCGCTGTGA